From Saccopteryx leptura isolate mSacLep1 chromosome 3, mSacLep1_pri_phased_curated, whole genome shotgun sequence, one genomic window encodes:
- the DCTN1 gene encoding dynactin subunit 1 isoform X8, translated as MMRQAPTARKTTTRRPKPTRPASSTGVAGTSSSLGPSGSASAGELSSSEPSTPAQTPLAAPIIPTPALTSPGAAPPLPSPSKEEEGLRAQVRDLEEKLETLRLKRAEDKAKLKELEKHKIQLEQVQEWKSKMQEQQADLQRRLKEARKEAKEALEAKERYMEEMADTADAIEMATLDKEMAEERAESLQQEVEVLKERVDELTTDLEILKAEIEEKGSDGAASSYQLKQLEEQNARLKDALVRMRDLSSSEKQEHVKLQKLMEKKNQELEVVRQQRERLQEELSQAESTIDELKEQVDAALGAEEMVEMLTDRNLNLEEKVRELRETVGDLEAMNEMNDELQENARETELELREQLDMAGARVREAQKRVEAAQETVADYQQTIKKYRQLTAHLQDVNRELTNQQEASVERQQQPPPETFDFKIKFAETKAHAKAIEMELRQMEVTQANRHMSLLTAFMPDSFLRPGGDHDCVLVLLLMPRLICKAELIRKQAQEKFDLSENCSERPGLRGAVGEQLSFAAGLVYSLSLLQATLHRYEHALSQCSVDVYKKVGSLYPEMSAHERSLDFLIELLHKDQLDETVNVEPLTKAIKYYQHLYSIHLAEQPEDSTMQLADHIKFTQSALDCMGVEVGRLRAFVQGGQEASDIALLLRDLETSCSDIRQFCKKIRRRMPGTDAPGIPAALAFGPQVSDTLLDCRKHLTWVVAVLQEVAAAAAQLIAPLAENEGLPVAALEELAFKASEQIYGSPSSSPYECLRQSCNILISTMNKLATAMQEGEYDAERPPGKPPPVELRAAALRAEITDAEGLGLKLEDRETVIKELKKSLKIKGEELSEANVRLSLLEKKLDSAAKDADERIEKVQTRLEETQALLRKKEKEFEETMDALQADIDQLEAEKAELKQRLNSQSKRTIEGLRGPTPSGIATLVSGIAGGGTPGQAPGSLPGPGLVKDSPLLLQQISAMRLHISQLQHENSILKGAQMKASLAALRPLHVAKLSLPPHEVPGSELAAGALYRKTSQLLETLNQLSTHTHVVDITRSNPAAKSPSAQFLEHVAQLKSLSDTIEKLKDEVLKEVISQHSGATVPTDFATFPSSAFLRAKEEQQDDTVYMGKVTFSCAAGLGQRHRLVLTQEQLHQLHSRLIS; from the exons GGTGCGGGACCTGGAGGAGAAACTGGAGACTCTGCGGCTGAAACGGGCTGAAGACAAGGCAAAGCTTAAAGAGCTGGAGAAGCACAAGATCCAGCTGGAGCAGGTGCAGGAATGGAAGAGCAAAATGCAGGAGCAGCAGGCAGACCTGCAGCGGCGCCTCAAGGAGGCGCGCAAG GAAGCCAAGGAGGCGCTGGAGGCAAAGGAGCGCTACATGGAGGAGATGGCTGACACTGCCGATGCCATCGAGATGGCCACTTTGGACAAGGAGATGGCTGAAGAGCGGGCTGAGTCCCTGCAGCAGGAGGTGGAGGTGCTGAAGGAGCGTGTGGATGAGCTCACCACTGACTTGGAGATTCTCAAGGCTGAGATTGAAGAGAAGG GCTCAGATGGGGCTGCGTCCAGTTACCAGCTTAAGCAGCTTGAGGAGCAGAATGCGCGCCTAAAGGACGCCCTGGTGAG GATGCGAGACCTTTCTTCTTCAGAGAAGCAGGAGCATGTGAAACTCCAAAAGCTCATGGAAAAGAAGAACCAAGAGCTGGAAGTTGTGCGGCAACAGCGGGAGCGTCTGCAGGAGGAGCTGAGCCAGGCAGAGAGCACCATTGATGAGCTCAAAGAGCAG GTGGATgctgctctgggtgctgaggagatGGTGGAGATGCTGACAGACCGGAACCTGAATCTGGAAGAGAAAGTGCGGGAATtgagagagactgtgggggacttG GAAGCGATGAATGAGATGAATGATGAGCTGCAGGAGAACGCACGTGAGACGGAGCTGGAGCTGCGGGAGCAGCTGGACATGGCCGGCGCCCGGGTGCGGGAGGCCCAGAAGCGTGTGGAGGCAGCCCAGGAGACAGTTGCAGACTACCAGCAAACCATCAAGAAATACCGCCAGCTGACCGCCCACCTGCAG GATGTGAATCGGGAGCTGACAAACCAGCAGGAAGCTTCTGTGGAGCGGCAGCAGCAGCCACCCCCAGAGACTTTTGACTTCAAAATCAAGTTTGCTGAGACGAAGGCCCATGCCAAG GCAATTGAAATGGAACTGAGGCAGATGGAAGTGACCCAGGCCAATCGGCACATGTCCCTGCTGACAGCCTTCATGCCCGATAGCTTTCTGCGGCCAGGTGGGGACCATGACTGCGTCCTGGTGCTGCTGCTCATGCCTCGTCTCATTTGCAAG GCAGAGCTGATCCGGAAGCAGGCCCAGGAGAAGTTTGACCTAAGCGAGAACTGTTCAGAGCGGCCCGGGCTCCGAGGAGCTGTGGGGGAGCAGCTCAGCTTTGCTGCTGGGCTGGTGTACTCGCTGAGCCTGCTGCAGGCCACACTCCACCGCTATGAGCA TGCTCTCTCTCAGTGCAGTGTGGATGTGTATAAGAAGGTGGGCAGCCTCTACCCTGAGATGAGTGCTCATGAGCGCTCCTTGGACTTCCTCATTGAGCTGCTGCACAAGGACCAGCTGGATGAGACTGTCAATGTTGAGCCTCTCACCAAGGCCATCAAGTACTACCAG CATCTGTACAGCATCCACCTCGCTGAGCAGCCCGAGGACAGCACCATGCAGTTGGCCGACCACATCAAG TTCACCCAGAGCGCCCTGGACTGCATGGGCGTAGAGGTGGGACGGCTGCGTGCCTTCGTGCAG GGTGGACAGGAGGCTTCAGATATAGCCCTCTTGCTCCGGGACCTAGAAACATCGTGCAGTGACATCCGCCAGTTTTGCAAGAAGATCCGAAGGCGAATGCCAGGgacagatgctcctgggatccCAGCTGCACTGGCCTTTGGACCACAG GTATCCGACACACTCCTTGACTGCAGGAAACACTTGACATGGGTGGTGGCTGTGCTGCAGGAGGTGGCAGCTGCTGCCGCCCAGCTCATTGCCCCACTGGCGGAGAATGAGGGACTACCTGTGGCTGCCCTAGAGGAGCTGGCATTCAAAGCAAGCGAGCAG ATCTATGGGAGCCCCTCCAGCAGCCCCTATGAGTGTCTGCGTCAGTCATGCAACATCCTCATCAGTACCATGAATAAGCTGGCCACAGCTATGCAGGAGGGAGAGTATGATGCAGAGCGGCCCCCCGGCAAG CCTCCCCCTGTTGAGCTGCGGGCTGCAGCCCTTCGAGCAGAGATCACAGATGCTGAAGGCTTGGGCTTGAAGCTTGAAGATCGAGAGACAGTTATCAAGGAGTTGAAGAAGTCACTGAAGATCAAG GGGGAGGAGCTGAGTGAGGCCAACGTGCGGCTGAGCCTCCTGGAGAAGAAGCTGGACAGCGCTGCCAAGGATGCAGATGAGCGTATCGAGAAAGTCCAGACGCGGCTGGAGGAGACCCAGGCACTGCTGCGGAAGAAGGAGAA AGAGTTTGAGGAGACGATGGATGCACTGCAGGCTGACATCGACCAGCTGGAGgcagagaaggcagagctgaAGCAGCGGCTGAACAGCCAGTCCAAGCGCACGATCGAGGGGCTCCGGGGGCCCACTCCCTCGGGGATTGCTACCCTGGTCTCTGGCATTGCTGGTG GAGGCACCCCTGGGCAGGCGCCAGGGTCATTGCCGGGCCCGGGGCTGGTGAAGGACTCACCGCTGCTGCTGCAGCAGATCTCTGCCATGAGGCTGCACATCTCCCAGCTCCAGCATGAGAACAGCATCCTCAAG GGCGCCCAGATGAAGGCTTCCTTAGCAGCCCTGCGCCCACTGCATGTGGCAAAGCTCTCCCTTCCGCCCCATGAGGTCCCTGGCAGTGAGTTAGCCGCTGGAGCGCTGTACCGTAAGACGAGCCAGCTGCTGGAGACGTTGAATCAGCTGAGCACACACACCCACGTTGtagacatcactcgcagcaaccCTG CTGCCAAGAGCCCATCAGCCCAGTTCCTGGAGCACGTGGCTCAGCTCAAGTCCCTAAGTGACACCATCGAGAAGCTCAAG GATGAGGTCCTCAAGGAGGTCATATCGCAGCATTCTGGAGCCACAGTCCCCACTGACTTTGCCACGTTCCCTTCCTCAGCCTTCCTCAGG GCCAAGGAGGAGCAACAGGACGACACTGTCTACATGGGCAAAGTGACCTTCTCGTGTGCGGCTGGCCTTGGACAGCGACACCGGCTGGTGCTGACCCAGGAGCAGCTGCACCAGCTCCACAGTCGTCTCATCTCCTAA